From a single Fusobacterium ulcerans ATCC 49185 genomic region:
- the gpmI gene encoding 2,3-bisphosphoglycerate-independent phosphoglycerate mutase: MNKKPLMLMILDGWGINKHPEQKNAIVAANPENFYRLEKEYPHSELEASGEAVGLPDGQMGNSEVGHLNIGSGRVVYQPLVEISKDIREGTFFNNEVLKEAFEYAVKEGKPVHFGGLVSPGGVHSHTDHLYGLLMMAKKYGVKAYIHAFLDGRDTAPESGEGFLKDLEVKIKEIGEGKIATISGRYYAMDRDKNWDRVKKAYDAMVYGVGNHASSAIEAIEKSYAEKVSDEFVIPTVVCPEGTIKKGDVFINFNFRPDRAREITRALNDKEFSGFEREYLGLKYYCMRQYDSTIDAPVIYGEKDITNTLGEVISKAGLKQLRTAETEKYAHVTFFFNGGKEAQYEGEERKLVASPKVATYDLQPEMSACGVTEGLIEALDSGKFDVIIVNYANPDMVGHTGVFEAAVAAVKKIDFCLGKVSQKVLELGGTLLVTADHGNVELMEDPVTKIPFTAHTTNKVPFIMVSNKYKNYKLEDGKLSDIAPTMLEILGINKPEEMNGKSLLVK; the protein is encoded by the coding sequence TGCAAATCCTGAAAATTTTTATAGACTTGAAAAAGAGTATCCTCATTCTGAACTGGAAGCTTCTGGTGAAGCTGTCGGACTTCCAGATGGACAAATGGGAAATTCAGAAGTAGGACATTTAAATATAGGATCAGGAAGAGTAGTTTATCAGCCATTGGTAGAGATATCTAAAGATATTAGAGAAGGAACTTTTTTTAATAATGAAGTTTTAAAAGAAGCTTTTGAATATGCAGTAAAAGAAGGAAAACCTGTACATTTTGGAGGTTTAGTATCTCCAGGAGGAGTGCATTCACATACTGACCATCTTTATGGACTTTTAATGATGGCTAAAAAATATGGTGTGAAAGCTTATATCCATGCTTTTCTTGATGGAAGAGATACAGCTCCTGAATCTGGAGAGGGATTTTTGAAAGATCTTGAAGTTAAGATAAAAGAAATAGGTGAAGGTAAAATAGCAACTATATCTGGTAGATATTATGCTATGGATAGAGATAAAAACTGGGACAGAGTAAAAAAAGCTTATGATGCAATGGTATATGGAGTAGGAAATCATGCTTCTTCAGCTATTGAAGCCATAGAAAAATCTTATGCTGAAAAAGTAAGTGATGAGTTTGTAATTCCTACTGTAGTATGTCCAGAAGGAACTATCAAAAAAGGTGATGTATTCATAAACTTCAATTTCAGGCCTGACAGAGCAAGAGAAATAACAAGAGCTTTAAATGATAAAGAATTTTCTGGATTTGAAAGAGAATATTTAGGACTTAAATATTATTGTATGCGTCAATATGATTCTACTATAGATGCACCAGTAATTTATGGAGAAAAAGATATAACTAATACTCTTGGAGAAGTTATATCAAAAGCAGGATTAAAACAATTAAGAACAGCTGAAACAGAAAAATATGCTCATGTAACTTTCTTCTTTAATGGAGGAAAGGAAGCGCAGTATGAAGGAGAAGAGAGAAAACTTGTAGCATCTCCTAAAGTAGCTACATATGATCTTCAGCCTGAGATGTCAGCCTGCGGAGTTACAGAAGGACTTATAGAAGCTCTGGATTCAGGTAAATTTGATGTTATTATAGTTAACTATGCTAACCCTGATATGGTAGGTCACACAGGGGTATTTGAAGCTGCTGTAGCTGCTGTGAAGAAAATAGATTTCTGTTTAGGAAAGGTTTCTCAGAAAGTACTTGAACTTGGTGGAACACTTTTAGTGACAGCAGATCATGGAAATGTTGAGCTTATGGAAGATCCTGTTACAAAAATACCATTTACTGCTCATACAACAAACAAAGTTCCATTTATAATGGTTTCAAATAAATATAAGAATTATAAGCTTGAAGATGGAAAATTATCTGATATAGCTCCAACTATGCTTGAAATTTTGGGTATAAACAAACCAGAAGAAATGAATGGAAAATCATTATTAGTAAAATAA
- a CDS encoding Na+/H+ antiporter NhaC family protein — protein sequence MIAVLKLSPVFVLAALMISGFDALIAAPLATIVAALIAMWTEKKNFAYILDAAITNVREITIALFILMAAYALAETFMSTGVGASIINMALNLGITGKTVALTGAIVTSVLSIATGTSWGTFAACAPIFLWLNHIVGGNILLTTAAIAGGACFGDNIGLISDTTIVSSGIQGVEVVRRIRHQGVWSGLVLLTGVIAFGVAGMMMGLPSVTGNGAEAINQIPAEVWTKLAEERESAVTLLNQVRDGVPYYMVIPLILVLVAAFMGYQTFICLFLGIAAAYVLGKFAGTVTSTTDYLNDLVMTGFADAGSWVVVMMMWVAAFGGIMKVMDAFKPVSDLVGKISRNVRQLMFWNAVLSIFGNMALADEMAQIVTIGPIIRNLVEKNVVGSEEDIYTLKLRNATFSDAMGVFGSQLIPWHVYIGFYIGIASTVYPLHEFIAIDIIKYNFIAFIAVFSMLFLTLTGFDRFIPKFALPREPQVRLKTAEEKKADEAGIRA from the coding sequence ATGATAGCAGTACTTAAGTTAAGTCCAGTTTTTGTGCTAGCAGCACTTATGATAAGTGGATTTGATGCTTTAATCGCAGCACCTTTAGCAACAATAGTTGCAGCATTGATAGCTATGTGGACAGAAAAGAAAAATTTCGCATACATACTAGATGCAGCGATAACAAATGTAAGAGAGATAACAATTGCATTGTTCATCTTGATGGCAGCTTATGCTCTAGCAGAAACATTTATGTCAACTGGAGTTGGAGCATCAATCATCAATATGGCATTGAACTTGGGGATAACAGGGAAAACTGTTGCACTTACAGGGGCAATAGTAACATCTGTACTATCAATAGCTACTGGAACAAGCTGGGGAACATTTGCAGCTTGTGCGCCTATCTTCTTATGGCTTAACCATATAGTAGGAGGAAATATTCTTCTGACTACTGCAGCAATAGCTGGTGGAGCATGTTTTGGAGATAATATTGGTCTTATTTCAGATACTACAATAGTAAGTTCTGGAATACAAGGAGTAGAAGTTGTTAGAAGAATCAGACACCAAGGTGTTTGGTCAGGTCTTGTATTATTAACTGGAGTAATAGCTTTTGGAGTAGCAGGAATGATGATGGGTCTTCCATCAGTAACTGGAAATGGAGCAGAAGCTATCAATCAAATACCAGCAGAAGTATGGACAAAACTAGCTGAAGAAAGAGAATCAGCAGTTACATTATTGAATCAGGTAAGAGATGGAGTTCCTTATTATATGGTAATTCCTTTGATATTAGTTCTTGTTGCAGCATTTATGGGATATCAGACATTTATCTGTTTATTCTTAGGAATAGCAGCTGCATATGTACTTGGTAAATTTGCAGGAACTGTAACTAGTACTACAGATTATTTAAATGATCTTGTTATGACAGGATTTGCAGATGCAGGATCATGGGTTGTAGTAATGATGATGTGGGTAGCAGCATTTGGTGGAATAATGAAGGTAATGGATGCTTTCAAACCTGTATCAGATTTAGTTGGAAAAATTTCTAGAAATGTAAGACAGCTTATGTTCTGGAATGCCGTTCTTTCAATATTTGGAAATATGGCACTTGCAGATGAAATGGCTCAAATAGTAACTATTGGACCTATTATAAGAAACCTTGTTGAAAAGAATGTAGTTGGAAGTGAAGAGGATATATATACTCTTAAACTTAGAAATGCAACATTCAGTGATGCAATGGGAGTATTTGGATCTCAATTGATTCCATGGCACGTTTACATTGGATTCTATATAGGGATAGCTTCAACAGTATATCCATTACATGAGTTCATAGCAATAGATATTATAAAATATAACTTTATAGCATTCATAGCTGTATTTAGTATGTTGTTCTTAACTTTAACAGGT